A stretch of Triticum aestivum cultivar Chinese Spring chromosome 1D, IWGSC CS RefSeq v2.1, whole genome shotgun sequence DNA encodes these proteins:
- the LOC123182901 gene encoding probable galacturonosyltransferase 4 isoform X1 translates to MARTGRSVLLLLLIPTVLSLLMLSERRLTVALNPIQRKDLPAETASQVNVFIGFWVLVQGPEMLMDFSGFFMFWQGHSVKDSKLNALPLETLSSLKEPVGDVLVEEPLHVANDLIESADQELPPGRKANRVLSETTSGDGAVLKGGDLIDQVTRRTAQDGGLVTGSMDQQEKHTGSQQQSSSEGRSLEAITQIPQGYQGAGKNPQKENTDGRSKNMASSDTRVRDIKDHLIKAKVYLGLGAIRANPQYLRDLRHRIREVQKVLGEASKDSDLPKNANEKVKALEQTLVKGEQTQDDCSVVVKKLRAMLHSAEEQLYAQKKQTVFLTQLAAKTLPKGLHCLPLTLANEYFSLDPSQQQFPNQEKLDDPKLYHYALFSDNILATAVVVNSTVLNAKHPSRHVFHIVTDRLNYAPMRMWFLSNPPGKATIEVQNIDEFTWLNDSSSLLLKQLGSQSMIDYYFTAQSANSDSYLKYRNPKYLSMLNHLRFYLPEIYPKLDKMVFLDGDVVVRKDITGLWSIDMKGKVNGAVDTCGESFHSFDRYLNFSSPVVAKNFDPNACVWAFGMNMFDLAEWRRQNITEIYHFWQKLNEDGSLWKLGTLPLGLVTFWNKTFPLDRSWHVLGLGYNPHVSSGDLERAAVIHYNGNMKPWLEIGLPKFRSYWSEYLDYDQPFLRECNINP, encoded by the exons ATGGCGAGGACGGGGCGGTCCGTGCTGCTTCTCCTCCTGATCCCGACGGTGCTCTCCCTGCTAATGCTCTCCGAGCGCCGCCTCACCGTCGCGCTTAACCCCATCC AAAGGAAGGATTTGCCTGCCGAGACTGCGAGTCAGGTTAATGTTTTTATAGGATTTTGGGTTTTGGTACAGGGGCCGGAGATGCTCATGGACTTTAGTGGTTTCTTTATGTTTTGGCAGGGCCATAGCGTCAAGGATAGCAAGCTAAATGCGCTTCCTCTG GAAACTCTGAGTTCTCTGAAGGAACCTGTCGGTGACGTATTAGTGGAGGAACCGCTCCATGTAGCCAACGATTTGATTGAATCCGCGGACCAAG AATTGCCACCGGGGAGGAAGGCTAACAGGGTGCTTTCTGAGACCACTTCCGGTGATGGTGCCGTATTGAAGGGTGGCGACCTGATTGACCAAGTGACAAGGCGGACGGCACAAGATGGTGGTTTGGTGACGGGCTCAATGGATCAGCAGGAGAAGCACACAGGATCCCAGCAGCAGTCTTCTTCTGAG GGAAGATCATTGGAGGCTATAACACAGATACCTCAGGGATATCAAGGTGCAGGGAAGAACCCTCAAAAAGAAAACACAGATGGTAGGAGTAAAAATATGGCTTCGTCGGATACTAGAGTCCGGGATATCAAGGATCATTTAATCAAGGCAAAGGTCTACCTTGGTCTTGGAGCCATTCGAGCAAATCCTCAATACCTCAGGGACTTGCGACATCGGATACGGGAAGTTCAAAAGGTGCTTGGTGAAGCATCCAAGGACTCTGATCTACCCAAAAA TGCCAATGAGAAGGTGAAAGCACTTGAGCAGACATTGGTCAAGGGTGAACAGACACAGGATGATTGCTCTGTTGTTGTCAAAAAGCTCCGGGCTATGCTTCATTCGGCAGAGGAGCAGCTGTATGCACAAAAAAAGCAAACTGTTTTTCTAACACAACTTGCAGCCAAAACCCTTCCCAAAGGTCTTCACTGCCTCCCCTTGACGCTAGCTAATGAATACTTTTCATTGGATCCTAGTCAGCAACAATTCCCAAACCAGGAGAAACTTGATGATCCCAAACTGTATCACTATGCCTTGTTCTCAGATAATATATTGGCAACAGCAGTTGTTGTTAATTCGACAGTGTTAAATGCCAAG CATCCTTCTCGTCATGTTTTCCACATAGTAACTGACAGACTAAATTATGCTCCAATGAGAATGTGGTTCCTCTCTAATCCTCCTGGAAAAGCAACAATTGAAGTACAAAATATTGACGAATTCACATGGCTAAATGACAGCTCGAGCCTGTTGCTGAAACAACTGGGATCTCAATCTATGATCGATTATTACTTTACGGCACAAAGTGCAAATTCAGATTCATATTTGAAGTACAGAAACCCAAAGTATCTTTCAATGCTTAATCATCTGCGATTCTACTTGCCTGAGATTTATCCAAAGCTCGACAAGATGGTTTTTCTTGATGGCGATGTAGTAGTAAGAAAGGACATAACTGGCCTCTGGTCAATCGATATGAAGGGGAAGGTTAATGGTGCTGTAGATACTTGTGGAGAGAGCTTCCATAGCTTCGATCGTTACTTGAATTTCTCAAGTCCTGTTGTTGCAAAGAATTTTGATCCCAATGCATGTGTCTGGGCTTTTGGAATGAATATGTTTGATCTGGCTGAATGGAGGCGGCAGAACATAACTGAAATCTACCACTTTTGGCAGAAGCTT AATGAAGATGGATCGCTATGGAAACTTGGCACTCTCCCTCTAGGTCTGGTTACATTCTGGAACAAGACATTCCCCCTCGATCGATCATGGCATGTTCTCGGTCTAGGTTACAACCCACATGTAAGCAGTGGTGACCTGGAGCGTGCCGCGGTCATACATTACAATGGCAACATGAAGCCATGGCTTGAGATTGGCCTGCCCAAGTTCCGAAGCTACTGGTCAGAGTATCTTGACTACGATCAGCCTTTTCTGCGGGAATGCAACATCAATCCGTGA
- the LOC123182901 gene encoding probable galacturonosyltransferase 4 isoform X2 translates to MARTGRSVLLLLLIPTVLSLLMLSERRLTVALNPIQRKDLPAETASQGHSVKDSKLNALPLETLSSLKEPVGDVLVEEPLHVANDLIESADQELPPGRKANRVLSETTSGDGAVLKGGDLIDQVTRRTAQDGGLVTGSMDQQEKHTGSQQQSSSEGRSLEAITQIPQGYQGAGKNPQKENTDGRSKNMASSDTRVRDIKDHLIKAKVYLGLGAIRANPQYLRDLRHRIREVQKVLGEASKDSDLPKNANEKVKALEQTLVKGEQTQDDCSVVVKKLRAMLHSAEEQLYAQKKQTVFLTQLAAKTLPKGLHCLPLTLANEYFSLDPSQQQFPNQEKLDDPKLYHYALFSDNILATAVVVNSTVLNAKHPSRHVFHIVTDRLNYAPMRMWFLSNPPGKATIEVQNIDEFTWLNDSSSLLLKQLGSQSMIDYYFTAQSANSDSYLKYRNPKYLSMLNHLRFYLPEIYPKLDKMVFLDGDVVVRKDITGLWSIDMKGKVNGAVDTCGESFHSFDRYLNFSSPVVAKNFDPNACVWAFGMNMFDLAEWRRQNITEIYHFWQKLNEDGSLWKLGTLPLGLVTFWNKTFPLDRSWHVLGLGYNPHVSSGDLERAAVIHYNGNMKPWLEIGLPKFRSYWSEYLDYDQPFLRECNINP, encoded by the exons ATGGCGAGGACGGGGCGGTCCGTGCTGCTTCTCCTCCTGATCCCGACGGTGCTCTCCCTGCTAATGCTCTCCGAGCGCCGCCTCACCGTCGCGCTTAACCCCATCC AAAGGAAGGATTTGCCTGCCGAGACTGCGAGTCAG GGCCATAGCGTCAAGGATAGCAAGCTAAATGCGCTTCCTCTG GAAACTCTGAGTTCTCTGAAGGAACCTGTCGGTGACGTATTAGTGGAGGAACCGCTCCATGTAGCCAACGATTTGATTGAATCCGCGGACCAAG AATTGCCACCGGGGAGGAAGGCTAACAGGGTGCTTTCTGAGACCACTTCCGGTGATGGTGCCGTATTGAAGGGTGGCGACCTGATTGACCAAGTGACAAGGCGGACGGCACAAGATGGTGGTTTGGTGACGGGCTCAATGGATCAGCAGGAGAAGCACACAGGATCCCAGCAGCAGTCTTCTTCTGAG GGAAGATCATTGGAGGCTATAACACAGATACCTCAGGGATATCAAGGTGCAGGGAAGAACCCTCAAAAAGAAAACACAGATGGTAGGAGTAAAAATATGGCTTCGTCGGATACTAGAGTCCGGGATATCAAGGATCATTTAATCAAGGCAAAGGTCTACCTTGGTCTTGGAGCCATTCGAGCAAATCCTCAATACCTCAGGGACTTGCGACATCGGATACGGGAAGTTCAAAAGGTGCTTGGTGAAGCATCCAAGGACTCTGATCTACCCAAAAA TGCCAATGAGAAGGTGAAAGCACTTGAGCAGACATTGGTCAAGGGTGAACAGACACAGGATGATTGCTCTGTTGTTGTCAAAAAGCTCCGGGCTATGCTTCATTCGGCAGAGGAGCAGCTGTATGCACAAAAAAAGCAAACTGTTTTTCTAACACAACTTGCAGCCAAAACCCTTCCCAAAGGTCTTCACTGCCTCCCCTTGACGCTAGCTAATGAATACTTTTCATTGGATCCTAGTCAGCAACAATTCCCAAACCAGGAGAAACTTGATGATCCCAAACTGTATCACTATGCCTTGTTCTCAGATAATATATTGGCAACAGCAGTTGTTGTTAATTCGACAGTGTTAAATGCCAAG CATCCTTCTCGTCATGTTTTCCACATAGTAACTGACAGACTAAATTATGCTCCAATGAGAATGTGGTTCCTCTCTAATCCTCCTGGAAAAGCAACAATTGAAGTACAAAATATTGACGAATTCACATGGCTAAATGACAGCTCGAGCCTGTTGCTGAAACAACTGGGATCTCAATCTATGATCGATTATTACTTTACGGCACAAAGTGCAAATTCAGATTCATATTTGAAGTACAGAAACCCAAAGTATCTTTCAATGCTTAATCATCTGCGATTCTACTTGCCTGAGATTTATCCAAAGCTCGACAAGATGGTTTTTCTTGATGGCGATGTAGTAGTAAGAAAGGACATAACTGGCCTCTGGTCAATCGATATGAAGGGGAAGGTTAATGGTGCTGTAGATACTTGTGGAGAGAGCTTCCATAGCTTCGATCGTTACTTGAATTTCTCAAGTCCTGTTGTTGCAAAGAATTTTGATCCCAATGCATGTGTCTGGGCTTTTGGAATGAATATGTTTGATCTGGCTGAATGGAGGCGGCAGAACATAACTGAAATCTACCACTTTTGGCAGAAGCTT AATGAAGATGGATCGCTATGGAAACTTGGCACTCTCCCTCTAGGTCTGGTTACATTCTGGAACAAGACATTCCCCCTCGATCGATCATGGCATGTTCTCGGTCTAGGTTACAACCCACATGTAAGCAGTGGTGACCTGGAGCGTGCCGCGGTCATACATTACAATGGCAACATGAAGCCATGGCTTGAGATTGGCCTGCCCAAGTTCCGAAGCTACTGGTCAGAGTATCTTGACTACGATCAGCCTTTTCTGCGGGAATGCAACATCAATCCGTGA
- the LOC123182902 gene encoding uncharacterized protein: protein MPESKPAPAPCFTDVIGTVRPLVSPLSDFLPQHQSIFLLSCCNGLLLCRCWEGQDDFHYVVCNLATEEWVRLPDSVNAGTDCMARLAFDPAVLDHFHVFEFSEGHEIRQAGMEVYSSKTGGWVHKENGWIDTEDDEAFVYLVGHHSGDVFLNGCLHFVAMDPGIVAAVDTEGKTWRNIPVPAVGSIPLIQKSQGCLHFATFVKTDGMVLLVVFVLENYRGQEWILKHSTDASYIFGEGEIDLILGFQWVAMHPDCNVIFLTVGWDNTLVSYDMDHHKVQEICDLGRDDSPRYLPYVPLYSELQTLH, encoded by the coding sequence ATGCCCGAGAGCAAGCCCGCGCCAGCTCCCTGTTTCACCGACGTCATCGGGACAGTCCGCCCTCTGGTCTCTCCCCTCTCCGATTTCCTGCCCCAACACCAGAGCATCTTCCTGCTGTCCTGCTGCAACGGCCTCCTCCTCTGCCGCTGCTGGGAAGGCCAGGATGACTTCCATTACGTCGTGTGCAATCTGGCGACGGAGGAGTGGGTCCGGTTGCCTGACTCCGTCAATGCCGGCACCGACTGCATGGCACGTCTGGCTTTTGACCCCGCCGTGTTGGATCACTTCCATGTGTTCGAGTTCTCCGAGGGTCATGAAATTCGCCAGGCCGGAATGGAGGTATATTCCTCTAAAACAGGAGGATGGGTTCATAAGGAGAATGGATGGATTGATACGGAAGATGATGAAGCATTTGTTTACCTTGTTGGTCATCACTCTGGAGATGTGTTTCTTAACGGCTGTCTGCATTTTGTTGCCATGGATCCGGGTATAGTAGCTGCGGTGGACACTGAGGGGAAAACATGGAGGAACATACCTGTCCCTGCTGTTGGCTCTATTCCTCTCATTCAGAAGTCTCAGGGTTGTTTGCATTTCGCCACTTTTGTTAAAACAGATGGTATGGTTCTGTTGGTAGTTTTTGTTCTTGAGAACTACCGCGGTCAAGAATGGATATTGAAGCATAGCACCGATGCTTCATATATATTTGGAGAGGGAGAGATTGATCTTATACTGGGCTTTCAGTGGGTTGCAATGCATCCAGACTGTAACGTGATCTTCTTAACTGTGGGCTGGGATAATACATTGGTCTCTTATGATATGGATCATCACAAAGTTCAAGAGATCTGTGATCTTGGAAGAGACGACAGCCCGCGATATCTGCCATATGTGCCATTGTACTCAGAGTTACAAACTCTGCACTAG